The following proteins are encoded in a genomic region of Comamonas resistens:
- the petA gene encoding ubiquinol-cytochrome c reductase iron-sulfur subunit, with translation MSDSPVDSSKRTWIITSACAGAVGGVATAVPFVSSFQPSEKAKAAGAAVEVDISSLKEGEKLTVEWRGKPVWIIKRTAEQLKELPSLDAELADPKSQRHPEEFTPVYAQNEARSIKPEVLVVVGICTHLGCSPTDKFHAGPQPSLPNDWKGGFLCPCHGSTFDMAGRVFKNKPAPDNLQVPPHMYLSDTKILIGEDKKTA, from the coding sequence ATGAGTGACTCTCCAGTCGACTCCAGCAAGCGCACGTGGATCATCACGTCAGCCTGTGCTGGTGCCGTGGGCGGTGTGGCAACGGCCGTCCCTTTTGTGAGCTCCTTTCAGCCTTCTGAAAAAGCCAAGGCAGCAGGTGCTGCGGTAGAGGTGGATATCTCCAGCCTCAAAGAGGGTGAGAAGCTCACCGTCGAATGGCGAGGCAAACCTGTCTGGATCATCAAGCGTACGGCCGAGCAGCTCAAGGAGCTGCCAAGCCTGGACGCGGAGCTGGCTGACCCCAAGTCGCAGCGCCACCCGGAAGAGTTCACTCCCGTCTATGCGCAAAACGAAGCGCGCTCCATCAAGCCCGAAGTGCTGGTGGTGGTCGGCATTTGCACCCACCTGGGCTGCTCTCCTACCGACAAGTTCCACGCGGGTCCGCAGCCTTCGCTGCCCAACGACTGGAAGGGCGGCTTTCTGTGCCCTTGCCACGGCTCGACCTTTGACATGGCAGGCCGCGTGTTCAAGAACAAGCCTGCGCCCGATAACCTTCAGGTGCCTCCGCACATGTATCTGTCTGACACCAAGATCCTGATTGGTGAAGACAAGAAGACCGCCTGA
- a CDS encoding DNA gyrase inhibitor YacG — protein MSTDKPSPTMVTCPTCGGPSVFAPSNKFRPFCSERCRNIDLGAWANEEFRVPAQTPPEDAPFGDPKTEP, from the coding sequence ATGAGTACTGACAAGCCATCGCCAACCATGGTGACATGCCCCACCTGTGGCGGCCCCAGCGTTTTTGCGCCGAGCAACAAATTCCGCCCCTTCTGCAGCGAACGCTGCCGCAATATCGACTTGGGCGCCTGGGCCAATGAAGAGTTCCGCGTTCCTGCGCAGACACCGCCAGAGGACGCACCTTTCGGTGACCCCAAAACCGAGCCCTGA
- a CDS encoding NUDIX domain-containing protein yields MAKPVRKHTEVAVGVLLRESDGALLITSRPAGKPYAGYWEFPGGKLEEGETVEQALRRELIEELGVTIGAAIAWKITEHDYPHALVRLHWCKVTEWTGNFEMREGQKMAWQQLPLDVHPVLPGSYPVLQWLSEERGLSFDARYYEEHQPA; encoded by the coding sequence ATGGCCAAGCCTGTGCGCAAACATACCGAAGTGGCGGTGGGCGTGCTGCTGCGCGAATCCGATGGAGCGCTGCTGATTACCAGCCGTCCTGCGGGCAAGCCCTATGCGGGCTACTGGGAGTTTCCTGGCGGCAAGCTGGAAGAGGGCGAGACCGTGGAGCAGGCGCTGCGCCGTGAGCTGATCGAAGAGCTGGGCGTGACCATAGGCGCGGCCATTGCCTGGAAGATCACCGAGCATGACTATCCGCATGCGCTGGTGCGTTTGCACTGGTGCAAGGTAACCGAGTGGACAGGGAATTTCGAGATGCGCGAGGGCCAGAAAATGGCCTGGCAACAGCTGCCGCTGGATGTGCATCCGGTGCTGCCCGGTTCCTACCCTGTGCTGCAGTGGCTCAGCGAAGAGCGGGGGCTGAGCTTTGATGCCCGGTACTACGAGGAGCATCAGCCAGCCTGA
- the secA gene encoding preprotein translocase subunit SecA yields the protein MATNFLTKLFGSRNDRLLKQYRKTVARINAMEPEYEKLSDEALRAKTQEFKDRVAKGESLNALLPEAFAVVREGSKRVMKMRHFDVQLVGAMALHEGKIAEMRTGEGKTLTATLPVYLNALSGDGVHVVTVNDYLARRDAMTMSRLYNFLGLTVGINLPNLSREEKQAAYNSDITYGTNNEYGFDYLRDNMVYEPVDRVQRVLNYAIVDEVDSILIDEARTPLIISGPAEDHTAMYVAMNQIVPSLVRQEGEADPRTGEGVTKPGDFTVDEKSHQVYLTDQGYEAAERLLAHAGLIAEGSSLYDPSNISLVHHLYAALRANQLYFRDQHYVVQDGEIVIVDEFTGRLMAGRRWSDGLHQAVEAKEGVTIQAENQTMASITFQNYFRLYRKLSGMTGTADTEAYEFQEIYGLETVVVPPNKPSKRQDQLDRVYKTTKEKYDAAIKDIRECYERGQPVLVGTTSIENSEIIDQLLTREALPHQVLNAKQHDREADIIAQAGSEGMITIATNMAGRGTDIVLGGNIDKEISAIEADEALSSEQRQQKIEQLRADWRVEHDKIVALGGLRIIATERHESRRIDNQLRGRSGRQGDPGSSRFYLSLDDQLMRIFAGDRVKAIMDRLKMPEGEAIEAGIVTRSIESAQRKVEARNFDMRKQLLEYDDVANDQRKVIYQQRNDILDSSDLAGMLAAMRDDVITGVVHQYVPPESMEEQWDIPGLEKALSSEWQVELPLQQEVAASESITDEDILEMVLKAANDMFDAKVALIGQENFTQFQRAVLLQSFDTNWRDHLAALDYLRQGIHLRGYAQKQPKQEYKREAFELFRQLIDQVKSEVTRVLMTVQVRSREEMDEAAVAMNERGAQSLEHMSYASPSETEAMSIEDDVTLAEPLALPEGVHVGRNDPCPCGSGKKFKLCHGKLS from the coding sequence ATGGCCACCAATTTCCTCACCAAACTGTTCGGCAGCCGCAATGACCGGTTGCTCAAGCAATACCGCAAGACAGTCGCTCGCATCAATGCGATGGAGCCTGAGTACGAAAAGCTCAGCGATGAGGCATTACGCGCCAAGACACAGGAATTCAAGGATCGCGTCGCCAAGGGCGAATCGCTGAACGCCTTGCTGCCCGAAGCTTTTGCCGTGGTGCGCGAGGGCTCCAAACGCGTCATGAAGATGCGCCATTTCGATGTGCAGCTGGTCGGCGCCATGGCCTTGCACGAAGGCAAGATTGCCGAAATGCGCACCGGCGAAGGCAAGACGCTGACTGCAACTTTGCCGGTTTACCTGAATGCCCTGTCCGGCGACGGCGTGCATGTGGTGACCGTCAACGACTATCTGGCCAGGCGCGATGCGATGACCATGTCGCGCTTGTACAACTTCCTGGGCCTGACAGTAGGCATCAACCTGCCCAACCTCTCGCGTGAGGAGAAGCAGGCAGCGTATAACTCCGACATCACCTACGGTACGAATAACGAGTACGGCTTCGACTACCTGCGTGACAACATGGTCTACGAGCCCGTGGATCGCGTGCAGCGCGTGCTGAACTACGCCATCGTCGACGAGGTGGACTCGATCCTGATCGACGAGGCGCGTACCCCACTGATCATCTCAGGCCCTGCCGAAGATCACACGGCCATGTATGTGGCCATGAACCAGATCGTTCCGAGTCTGGTGCGCCAGGAAGGCGAGGCCGATCCCCGCACGGGCGAAGGCGTGACCAAGCCCGGCGACTTCACGGTCGACGAAAAGTCTCATCAGGTTTATCTGACCGATCAGGGCTATGAGGCGGCCGAGCGTCTGCTGGCGCATGCCGGTCTGATTGCCGAAGGCTCGTCGCTGTACGACCCATCGAACATTTCGCTGGTGCACCATCTGTACGCAGCGCTGCGTGCCAACCAACTGTATTTCCGCGACCAGCACTATGTGGTGCAGGATGGCGAAATTGTGATCGTGGACGAGTTCACGGGCCGCCTGATGGCAGGCCGCCGCTGGAGCGATGGTCTGCACCAGGCCGTGGAAGCCAAGGAAGGCGTGACCATTCAGGCCGAGAACCAGACCATGGCCTCGATCACCTTCCAGAACTATTTCCGCCTGTACCGCAAGCTGTCGGGCATGACGGGTACGGCCGATACCGAAGCCTACGAGTTCCAGGAAATCTACGGTCTGGAAACCGTGGTCGTACCGCCCAACAAGCCCAGCAAGCGCCAGGACCAGCTCGATCGCGTCTACAAGACTACCAAGGAAAAGTACGACGCTGCGATCAAGGACATCCGCGAATGCTACGAGCGCGGCCAGCCCGTGCTGGTGGGAACAACCTCGATCGAGAACTCCGAAATTATCGACCAGCTGCTGACGCGCGAAGCTCTGCCGCACCAGGTGCTCAATGCCAAGCAGCACGACCGCGAAGCCGACATCATCGCCCAGGCCGGTAGCGAAGGCATGATCACCATCGCCACCAATATGGCTGGCCGTGGTACCGACATCGTGCTGGGCGGCAATATCGACAAGGAGATCTCTGCCATCGAGGCAGACGAGGCCTTGAGCTCCGAGCAGCGTCAGCAGAAGATCGAGCAGCTGCGTGCCGACTGGCGTGTGGAGCATGACAAGATCGTGGCCCTGGGCGGCTTGCGCATCATTGCGACAGAGCGCCATGAGTCGCGCCGTATCGACAACCAGCTGCGTGGCCGTTCGGGCCGTCAGGGCGACCCCGGTTCCTCGCGCTTCTATCTGAGCCTGGACGACCAGCTGATGCGCATCTTCGCGGGTGACCGCGTCAAGGCCATCATGGATCGCCTGAAGATGCCCGAAGGCGAAGCCATCGAGGCCGGCATCGTGACGCGATCCATCGAGTCGGCCCAGCGCAAGGTGGAAGCACGCAACTTCGATATGCGCAAGCAGCTGCTGGAGTATGACGACGTGGCCAATGACCAGCGCAAGGTCATCTACCAGCAGCGCAACGATATTCTGGATTCCAGCGATCTGGCCGGCATGCTGGCTGCCATGCGTGATGACGTGATCACGGGCGTGGTGCACCAGTACGTGCCTCCCGAGTCCATGGAGGAACAGTGGGATATTCCGGGCCTGGAAAAAGCCTTGTCCAGCGAATGGCAGGTCGAGCTGCCGCTGCAGCAGGAAGTGGCTGCCTCGGAGTCCATCACCGACGAAGACATTCTGGAGATGGTGCTCAAGGCCGCGAACGATATGTTCGATGCCAAGGTGGCTCTGATCGGTCAGGAGAACTTCACCCAGTTCCAGCGTGCCGTGCTGCTGCAAAGCTTCGACACCAACTGGCGTGACCATTTGGCCGCGCTGGACTATCTGCGCCAGGGCATTCACCTGCGCGGCTATGCCCAGAAGCAGCCCAAGCAGGAATACAAGCGCGAAGCCTTCGAGCTGTTCCGCCAGCTGATCGACCAGGTCAAGTCCGAGGTCACCCGTGTGTTGATGACGGTGCAGGTGCGTTCGCGTGAAGAGATGGATGAAGCTGCCGTCGCCATGAACGAGCGCGGCGCGCAAAGCCTGGAGCATATGAGCTATGCCTCGCCTTCGGAGACGGAGGCCATGAGCATAGAAGACGATGTGACGCTGGCCGAGCCTCTGGCCCTGCCGGAGGGCGTGCATGTGGGTCGCAACGATCCTTGCCCCTGCGGCAGCGGCAAGAAGTTCAAGCTCTGCCACGGGAAATTGTCGTGA
- a CDS encoding cytochrome c1 — MKKLILTLVAALGIMGGAQASEGGIHWDKAPVNTGDTASLQNGAKIFVNYCLSCHSAAFMRYNRLKDIGLTDQDIKDNLLFTTDKVGETMKAAINPKEAKEWFGANPPDLTVIARSRAGAGGSGADYLYTFLRTFYRDDTKATGWNNLAFPSVGMPHALWELQGERRAIFEEHDDHGTKTQVFKGWEQITPGKMTAVQYDQAVGDLVNYLQWMGEPAQNTRTKVGVGVLIFLAFFIFVAWRLNAAFWKDVK; from the coding sequence ATGAAGAAACTGATTCTGACCCTGGTTGCAGCCCTGGGCATCATGGGTGGCGCGCAAGCGTCCGAAGGTGGTATTCACTGGGACAAGGCCCCGGTCAATACCGGTGATACGGCCTCGCTGCAAAACGGCGCCAAGATTTTTGTCAATTACTGCCTGAGCTGCCACTCCGCTGCCTTCATGCGCTACAACCGCCTGAAAGACATCGGCCTGACCGATCAGGACATCAAGGACAACCTGCTGTTCACCACCGATAAGGTCGGTGAAACCATGAAGGCAGCCATCAACCCCAAGGAGGCCAAGGAGTGGTTTGGTGCCAATCCGCCGGATCTGACCGTCATTGCGCGCTCGCGTGCGGGGGCGGGTGGAAGTGGCGCGGATTACCTGTATACCTTCTTGCGTACTTTCTACCGGGATGACACAAAAGCCACAGGCTGGAATAATCTGGCCTTTCCCAGCGTAGGCATGCCGCATGCGCTGTGGGAGCTGCAGGGCGAACGTCGCGCGATCTTCGAGGAACACGATGATCACGGCACTAAGACCCAGGTCTTCAAGGGTTGGGAGCAGATCACTCCTGGCAAGATGACCGCAGTGCAGTACGATCAAGCGGTTGGCGATCTGGTGAATTACCTGCAATGGATGGGAGAGCCTGCCCAAAATACCCGTACCAAGGTTGGCGTGGGTGTGCTGATTTTCCTGGCTTTCTTCATCTTTGTAGCCTGGCGCCTGAACGCCGCGTTCTGGAAAGACGTCAAGTAA
- the zapD gene encoding cell division protein ZapD, with translation MILYEYPFNERLRTYLRLEQLYRRLSELLTRAHAVDHHFTLTTIFEIMEVASRSDLRADVLKDLERQKTLLEVLRDNPDISQHMLHQVARQVEHCFKIINEQTGRTGQALTENEWLMSIRSRLGIPGGTCSFDLPAYHAWLNMDPRYRQRDLEDWAAELMPLGQSLELILQLLRETGVPQRVAAEQGIFQQAMPAGRSFQLLRLRIAPHLNLVPEISGNRLLVSVRLLKMESGSKPQPCTEDASFELTLCA, from the coding sequence GTGATCCTGTACGAATATCCATTTAACGAGCGTCTTAGAACCTATCTGCGTCTGGAGCAGTTGTATCGCCGTCTGAGCGAACTGCTGACGCGCGCGCACGCGGTCGATCACCACTTCACGCTGACCACCATCTTCGAGATCATGGAGGTGGCGTCACGCAGCGACCTCAGGGCCGATGTGCTCAAGGATCTGGAGCGCCAGAAAACCCTGCTGGAAGTGCTGCGCGACAACCCCGATATCTCCCAGCACATGCTGCACCAGGTGGCGCGGCAGGTCGAGCACTGCTTCAAGATCATCAACGAGCAGACCGGCCGCACCGGCCAGGCACTGACGGAAAACGAATGGCTGATGTCCATTCGCAGCCGCCTGGGCATTCCTGGCGGCACCTGCAGCTTTGACCTGCCGGCCTACCATGCCTGGCTCAATATGGACCCGCGCTATCGCCAGCGCGATCTGGAAGACTGGGCCGCAGAGCTGATGCCGCTGGGCCAGTCGCTGGAGCTGATCCTGCAATTGCTGCGCGAGACAGGGGTTCCCCAGCGCGTGGCGGCCGAGCAGGGCATTTTTCAGCAGGCCATGCCAGCGGGGCGCAGCTTTCAGTTGCTGCGCCTGCGCATAGCGCCGCACCTGAATCTGGTGCCCGAGATCAGTGGCAACCGCCTGCTGGTGTCCGTGCGACTACTCAAGATGGAAAGCGGCAGCAAGCCTCAGCCCTGCACCGAGGACGCCTCGTTCGAACTCACCCTGTGCGCCTGA
- a CDS encoding ClpXP protease specificity-enhancing factor yields MTAPEATSTRPYLLRALMEWCTDNGFTPHIAVRVDRNTQVPMEFVRDGQIVLNISYDATSGLLIGNDYVQFTARFGGKPREIMVPVVNVMAIYARETGQGMAFPPEDEELDEAAEVESEELEAALDEEHAAEDRVVQLVTAKAEDDDPDDDQPRTPPPAGGRPALKRVK; encoded by the coding sequence ATGACAGCCCCTGAAGCGACATCGACCCGCCCCTATCTGCTGCGTGCCCTGATGGAGTGGTGCACCGACAATGGGTTCACTCCTCACATCGCAGTGCGTGTGGATCGCAATACCCAGGTTCCGATGGAATTTGTGCGCGATGGACAGATCGTGCTCAACATCAGCTATGACGCCACCAGCGGCCTGCTCATCGGTAACGACTATGTGCAGTTCACGGCCCGCTTTGGCGGCAAGCCTCGCGAGATCATGGTGCCCGTGGTCAACGTCATGGCCATTTATGCGCGCGAGACCGGACAAGGCATGGCTTTCCCGCCGGAGGACGAAGAGCTGGATGAAGCTGCTGAAGTCGAATCCGAAGAGCTGGAGGCCGCGCTGGATGAGGAACACGCTGCTGAAGACCGTGTGGTGCAGCTGGTCACAGCGAAGGCCGAGGACGATGACCCAGATGACGATCAGCCCCGTACGCCACCTCCCGCCGGTGGCCGCCCTGCGCTGAAGCGGGTCAAGTAA
- a CDS encoding cytochrome b, whose product MAHEFKQIDPNSTTGAKAMNWLENRFPTAFDAYRVHMSEYYAPKNFNFWYIFGSLALLVLVIQIVTGIFLVMHYKPDADKAFASVEYIMRDVPWGWLIRYMHSTGASAFFIVVYLHMFRGLLYGSYRKPRELVWIFGCAIFLVLMAEAFMGYLLPWGQMSYWGAQVIVNLFAAIPFVGPDLALLIRGDYVVGDATLNRFFSFHVIAVPLVLLGLVVAHLLALHDVGSNNPDGIEIKGPNAPKDEKGRPLDGVPFHPYYTVHDIFGVTVFLFLFSAVVFFAPEFGGYFLEYNNFIPADPLKTPNHIAPVWYFTPFYSMLRAITSEMVYVLIACVVLGAGYGILKSRLPGFAKGAVGIVALAVIAMMLSIDAKFWGVVIMGGAVIILFALPWLDCSPVKSIRYRPSWHKYVYAVFVVNFVILAYLGVQPPSPVGEKVSQVGTLFYFGFFLLMPWWSRLGESKPVPERVTFKPH is encoded by the coding sequence ATGGCCCACGAATTCAAGCAAATTGACCCGAACTCCACGACCGGAGCGAAGGCGATGAACTGGTTGGAGAACCGTTTCCCGACAGCATTTGACGCCTACCGCGTCCATATGTCGGAGTACTACGCTCCCAAGAATTTCAACTTCTGGTACATCTTCGGCTCGCTGGCCCTGCTGGTGCTGGTGATCCAGATCGTGACCGGCATCTTCCTGGTGATGCACTACAAGCCCGATGCAGACAAGGCGTTCGCATCGGTCGAGTACATCATGCGCGATGTGCCCTGGGGATGGCTGATCCGCTATATGCACTCCACGGGCGCATCGGCCTTCTTCATCGTCGTGTATCTGCACATGTTCCGCGGTCTGCTCTACGGTTCCTACCGCAAGCCGCGTGAGTTGGTCTGGATCTTCGGCTGCGCCATCTTCCTGGTGCTGATGGCCGAAGCCTTCATGGGCTATCTGCTGCCTTGGGGTCAGATGTCGTACTGGGGCGCGCAGGTGATCGTGAACCTGTTTGCTGCCATCCCCTTCGTCGGTCCCGATCTGGCGCTGTTGATTCGTGGTGACTATGTGGTGGGTGACGCCACGTTGAACCGCTTCTTCAGCTTCCACGTGATTGCCGTGCCTCTGGTGCTGCTGGGCCTGGTGGTGGCGCACTTGCTGGCGCTGCACGATGTGGGCTCCAACAATCCCGATGGCATCGAGATCAAGGGTCCGAATGCACCCAAGGATGAAAAGGGCCGTCCGCTGGATGGCGTGCCTTTCCACCCCTACTACACGGTGCACGACATCTTCGGTGTGACGGTGTTCCTGTTCCTGTTCTCGGCCGTGGTGTTCTTTGCGCCCGAGTTCGGTGGCTACTTCCTGGAGTACAACAACTTCATCCCGGCCGATCCGCTCAAGACGCCCAATCACATTGCTCCCGTCTGGTACTTCACGCCCTTCTATTCGATGCTGCGTGCCATCACCAGCGAGATGGTGTATGTGCTGATCGCCTGCGTGGTGCTGGGTGCCGGCTACGGCATCCTGAAGTCCCGCCTGCCTGGCTTTGCCAAGGGTGCAGTGGGTATCGTGGCTCTGGCCGTGATCGCCATGATGCTGTCCATCGATGCCAAGTTCTGGGGCGTGGTGATCATGGGTGGTGCCGTCATCATCCTGTTTGCCCTGCCATGGCTCGATTGCAGCCCGGTCAAGTCGATTCGTTACCGACCCAGCTGGCACAAGTATGTGTATGCCGTGTTCGTCGTGAACTTTGTCATCCTGGCCTATCTGGGCGTGCAGCCTCCCTCGCCCGTGGGTGAGAAGGTGTCGCAGGTTGGAACCCTGTTCTATTTCGGCTTCTTCCTGCTGATGCCGTGGTGGAGCCGTTTGGGCGAGTCCAAGCCTGTGCCTGAGCGTGTGACCTTCAAGCCTCACTGA
- the argJ gene encoding bifunctional glutamate N-acetyltransferase/amino-acid acetyltransferase ArgJ, which translates to MPVNLSAPVAADLLAINGVRIGIAEAGVRKANRKDLTVFLLDEGVSVAGVFTQNRFCAAPVQICREHLAAGSGIRAMVINTGNANAGTGAAGLANARATCAALAKELELNAGQILPFSTGVIMEELPVDRIVAGLPKAIAAAKADNWATAAEGIMTTDTLPKAFSRSVSIGGKTVAITGISKGAGMIRPNMATMLGFLATDAAIAPELLQPLVKELADGSFNRVTIDGDTSTNDSFVLIATHKAGNAQITTLSSAEGEQLKAALLEVAQKLAQAIVRDGEGATKFISVKVEGGKSEEECRLVAYSIAHSPLVKTAFFASDPNLGRILAAVGYAGIADLDQTQIDLYLDDVHVVIDGGRNPSYKEEDGQRVMKQQEISVRVLLGRGNAAQTVWTCDLSHEYVTINADYRS; encoded by the coding sequence ATGCCCGTGAATCTCTCCGCTCCTGTTGCTGCTGATCTGCTGGCGATCAACGGCGTTCGCATCGGCATCGCCGAAGCTGGTGTGCGCAAGGCCAATCGCAAGGACCTGACCGTGTTCCTGCTCGATGAAGGTGTGTCGGTTGCGGGTGTGTTCACGCAGAACCGTTTTTGCGCTGCGCCGGTGCAGATTTGCCGCGAGCATCTGGCGGCGGGCAGCGGCATCCGCGCCATGGTCATCAACACCGGCAATGCCAATGCCGGCACTGGCGCTGCGGGTCTGGCCAATGCACGTGCCACCTGCGCTGCGCTGGCCAAGGAGCTGGAGCTGAATGCGGGCCAGATCCTGCCTTTTTCCACCGGCGTGATCATGGAAGAGCTGCCCGTGGATCGCATCGTGGCCGGCTTGCCCAAGGCCATCGCTGCTGCCAAGGCCGATAACTGGGCTACAGCTGCCGAAGGCATCATGACCACCGACACTCTGCCCAAGGCTTTCAGCCGCAGCGTGAGCATCGGTGGCAAGACGGTTGCCATCACCGGCATCAGCAAGGGCGCGGGCATGATTCGCCCCAATATGGCGACCATGCTGGGTTTTCTGGCCACCGATGCGGCGATTGCTCCCGAGCTGCTGCAACCCCTGGTCAAGGAGCTGGCCGACGGCTCCTTCAATCGTGTGACGATTGACGGCGACACATCGACCAATGACTCCTTTGTGCTGATCGCCACCCACAAGGCGGGCAATGCACAGATCACGACGCTCTCCAGCGCCGAAGGCGAGCAGCTCAAGGCTGCGCTGCTGGAAGTGGCGCAAAAACTAGCTCAAGCCATTGTGCGCGATGGCGAAGGAGCTACCAAATTCATCAGTGTCAAGGTCGAAGGAGGCAAGAGCGAGGAAGAGTGCCGTCTGGTTGCTTATTCCATCGCTCACTCGCCCCTGGTCAAGACAGCTTTCTTTGCCTCCGACCCCAACCTGGGTCGTATCCTGGCGGCGGTGGGCTATGCTGGCATTGCCGATCTGGATCAGACCCAAATCGATCTGTATCTGGATGACGTGCATGTGGTGATCGACGGTGGCCGCAACCCTTCCTACAAGGAAGAAGATGGCCAGCGCGTGATGAAGCAGCAGGAAATCTCGGTGCGTGTGCTGCTGGGCCGTGGCAATGCAGCGCAGACCGTGTGGACCTGTGATCTGAGTCACGAGTATGTGACGATCAACGCTGATTATCGTTCCTAG
- a CDS encoding glutathione S-transferase N-terminal domain-containing protein — protein MMVLYSGTTCPFSHRCRFVLFEKGMDFEIRDVDLFSKPEEISVMNPYGQVPILVERDLILYESNIINEYIDERFPHPQLMPGDPVDRARVRLFLLNFEKELFVHVNTLEERNVKGNEKALEKARAHIRDRLTQMAPIFLKNKYIMGENFSMLDVAIAPLLWRLDYYGIELSKNAAPLLKYAERIFSRPAYIEALTPSEKVMRK, from the coding sequence ATGATGGTGCTTTATTCGGGAACGACCTGCCCCTTCTCACACCGCTGCCGCTTTGTGCTGTTTGAAAAAGGCATGGATTTCGAAATCCGCGATGTGGACTTGTTCAGCAAGCCCGAAGAAATCAGCGTGATGAATCCCTATGGCCAGGTGCCTATCCTGGTGGAACGCGACCTGATCTTGTACGAGTCGAACATCATCAACGAGTACATCGACGAGCGCTTCCCCCATCCCCAGCTGATGCCCGGTGATCCCGTGGACCGTGCCCGTGTGCGCCTGTTCCTGCTGAACTTCGAAAAGGAGCTGTTCGTGCACGTGAACACTCTGGAAGAGCGCAACGTCAAGGGCAACGAGAAGGCACTGGAAAAGGCTCGTGCTCATATTCGCGACCGTCTGACCCAGATGGCTCCCATCTTCTTGAAGAACAAGTACATCATGGGCGAGAACTTCTCCATGTTGGACGTGGCCATCGCTCCCCTGCTGTGGCGCCTGGACTACTACGGCATCGAGCTGTCCAAGAACGCAGCTCCTTTGCTCAAGTATGCCGAGCGCATCTTCTCGCGCCCCGCCTATATTGAAGCGCTGACGCCTTCTGAAAAGGTCATGCGCAAGTAA
- a CDS encoding ATP-binding protein, whose translation MNPLERLVERAEQLMQRIESVLPQPLQAPADWNDAIAWRYRKRSNGCGVLEPVRHVGAMQLSDLQNIDVQKEKIARNTEQFVSGRTANNVLLTGARGTGKSSLIRACLHSYAPQGLRLIEVDKVDLTDLPDIVDVVAGRSEKFIIYCDDLSFEEGEPGYKAMKSMLDGSVSAATPNVLVYATSNRRHLLPEYMTDNLTQSKGENGEIHPGEVVEEKISLSERFGLWVSFYPFSQDEYLRVVAQWLSALGMDEATIEAARPEALVWALERGSRSGRVAHQFARDYAGRAERPASGIARIADVHGLAEEADLE comes from the coding sequence ATGAACCCTTTGGAGCGCTTGGTCGAGCGTGCCGAGCAATTGATGCAGCGCATCGAATCCGTGCTGCCTCAGCCCCTGCAAGCGCCTGCCGACTGGAATGACGCCATTGCCTGGCGCTACCGCAAGCGCTCCAATGGCTGCGGTGTGCTGGAGCCGGTGCGCCATGTGGGTGCCATGCAGCTTTCCGATCTGCAGAACATCGATGTGCAAAAGGAAAAGATTGCACGCAACACCGAGCAGTTTGTCAGCGGTCGCACGGCCAACAACGTGCTGCTCACGGGCGCGCGCGGTACGGGCAAGTCTTCGCTGATCCGCGCCTGCCTGCACAGCTATGCACCCCAGGGCCTGCGTCTGATCGAAGTGGACAAGGTCGATCTGACCGATCTGCCCGATATCGTTGACGTGGTGGCGGGCCGGAGCGAGAAGTTCATCATCTATTGCGACGACCTGAGCTTCGAAGAAGGCGAGCCCGGCTACAAGGCCATGAAGTCCATGCTGGACGGCTCCGTCTCGGCTGCCACGCCGAACGTCCTGGTCTACGCGACCAGCAACCGCCGTCATCTGCTGCCCGAGTACATGACGGACAACCTGACCCAATCCAAGGGCGAGAACGGTGAGATCCATCCCGGCGAGGTGGTGGAGGAGAAGATTTCCCTGTCCGAGCGCTTTGGCTTGTGGGTGAGCTTCTATCCTTTCAGTCAGGACGAGTACCTGCGCGTTGTGGCGCAGTGGCTGTCGGCTCTGGGCATGGACGAGGCCACGATCGAGGCAGCAAGGCCCGAGGCTCTGGTCTGGGCGCTGGAGCGTGGCTCGCGCAGCGGCCGCGTGGCCCACCAGTTTGCACGCGACTATGCGGGCCGTGCAGAGCGCCCCGCGTCCGGCATTGCACGCATTGCCGATGTGCATGGCTTGGCCGAAGAGGCGGATCTGGAATAG